A segment of the Salmo trutta chromosome 3, fSalTru1.1, whole genome shotgun sequence genome:
CACACAGATTTCAGTCATAAAGTCTTCCCTTTCCAGATTCAAACTATTGTGACTAGTGGATTATcagtaaggggagagaggagagtgaagcAGCAGACCTTTATCCTGGTTAGTTAGTAAGGAGTTCCTGAGACAAATCAACAAAGCTACTCAATGTCGTCTCATTGAGCTGCAAGGCAAATTCTAAAATGTTCAAGTTGTCAAAATGTTGCGCTGCTACAATGAATTGTGAGGATGAATGAAACCACAAAAGAAAGGTTGAACTAAAATATACACAGACATTAAATAACAACATATGAAACAAAAAAaggtgagggagagggagcatGATTCACCGTGACAAGGGCACGGCACCCAATTGTCAACTCCTAGTGAAAATGTGCAAACAGTAGCACAAGTACTCTGACTGGAGTTTCTATAAAATGTGCTACTTGATCAAAAGAGAGCCTACACTGAACAAGAATCATCTGGAAAGTGATGCAAGGAAATGGAGTGTCATAAGAAACAATCACTTTCAGAGATTCTGCAATAAATAAGGCCTTCTATACTGTACTGGTAAacacagaggcagagaatcctgcACCACTCCTTTCCAAAAAAAAAGGGgagaaggggggaaaaaaaatacaaagcAAATCAAACAAAAAGGGAAATTACACAAAGAACACGGGTGGTCcaacctggtcctggagagcgtTTTGAGTATTCAGATTTACCTGAACAAAGCTACTCAAATCTAAATTTAAGCGAAGCTAGCCTAATCAAGTCTAAAAGCAGCTTTTAAGAGTGGCTGACTATTCCAGTTTTGTGAGTCAGTCATTAATGGAAAGATTACACAGCCAATCCAGGATCAGGCTTTGGGACCCCCCTGACACATAAGGATCAAACTGTGTTCTGGATTCATGATCACAGATTGCTTTTTAGAGGGTTTGATATCCCACATAGGTCTTCCTTCGACCAATCACGTAAGCAATCACTACAATGAGAATCAAGCAGGCCAGGGCTGCACCAACAATGACTGGGATTAAGATGCTGGTGTCATCCAGTGAACATTCATGGGctgcagatgagagagagaatcaATGAGCACGACTCGGAACATCATCTTCTCATGCTCATTTGGTTGTTAATCAGTTTAAGCAGGGGCAGAAACATGGCATAGTATAAAATACATatgaacattttagtcatttagcagacgctctaatccagagcaatttaaaggagcaattagggttaagtgtcttacTCAAGGGCACAGATTTTGTTTacctagttggctcggggattcgaaccaggagCCTTTCGGTTACCGGCACAAAGCtattaaccactaggctacccgctgctCTAAATACTTAGCCGTTTCTCACTGAAGTGGACAGTTGACCTATTCTACTGATACCAATAGTGGTTATTATGGCCTATGTCTCAGTTTCAAGCATATTTGCTGCATTTGGCTCTAGTAACCCTAGTAAGCTGTAGCATATGGCTAACACAACGGTATTGATAACAATTCACCATCTCAGAGTCACCTACCTGTAGCAAATTCCCCTTTTTCAACCCCAAAGGGCTGGACGCGAAGCTTGAACGTGTAGAGAGTGAGCGTGTCGGTGACAGTTAATGTCTGCTCCTTGTTGCACATGTAGGAGCTGCCTACCGCCGCCGCCCAAATGGACATGTTGGTATTGACTGCAACGACAGCCGCCCCTGGACGTAACACACAGAGTGAGCAAAGAGAGTAGAGGTTTTAATATGCATTGTATatactgtgtatgtatgtaatgtatagtGTTTATTCTTATAAAGTCGCACTGTGTCCAAGACAACTTTCCCCTGGGGGACAATAAAGTTGATCCTATACTAATGCCCAAATAGGGACTTGGTTTTCTACACTAGTGCTTTCTGAAAGGGTTTGTAGTGCTAGGTTGCATACCAGTGGCTGGTTTCACTGTGACGTTCAGAGCGTGCAGGTGGAACTTCTTGCTGTCCTGTAACGAGCAAGGAAACACCTTGAACAGGAGACAGACCTTACGCTGCATCCTACTGCCTTAGTCCAGCTGTCTACAAGCTAAATGCAGACAACCAGGATAATAACGGCCATGGTTTCAGATATTTGGCCTCGTCGACTTACGTTGCTGAAAGTGAACATGATTTTGATTGTGTCCGATGTCAGTGTGAGGTTGCTGCTGTTGACCCCACAGGCCCCGCTCACATTAGTCGCACTGGGCACCAGGTTGATGGTCTCCACTTTCTAATAAAGGGGAAAGGgagaaggggatacctagtcagttgtacaacacaTTCGACTGAAAACACAGGTTGATAAACAACAAGAACATTGACATACTAGTAACAACCTATTTTCATAGACAAGTTCTCTGTGACAAACATGTCTGAACCCTTTCCACTGAACAGGCAATTGCATGATAAAGTAAGAAAACATCAAAAGGGCCCATTTTAAAATGGCTATACTATGTGTATACATACGTCTCCTTGCTTGAAGCCGATCCGCAGGCCGAAGGTGGCCATTAAGCAGGCTGTACTGTTGAAGTCGGGTGCAATGCTGTAATTTCCAGTGGTGGGTGTGGGCAGTGTAGGGGTTGAAGTGGGGGCAGCTGTGGTGGTAACGGTCGTGGTGGGCGCCACAGTGGTGGAGGTTAGGTCAGCAGCGCATACAGTGTCTGTGtaggaagaagagagaaagactgagaaccaacagggttgggatcaattccatttcaattcagtaagTAAACTGAACTTTAGTTCACTTCTTGAATTTATtgtattgaaatggaattgacttcAACCCTGGAGAACAGACACAGTAATAGTGTTTGACATTATGCACAATAAATCAGATAATTTTGTCACAGTTGATCCTACAATGGCCTGATGCTTGCTCAACCTACCGGTGTCACTTTTGCTGCCGTTTGTCACAAACGCCTGTAAAGTAACATCATACAGTGTCTGAGTGACAGACTCTACTCTCTGGACATTTTCGCTCTTGCAGGAGTAGTAGGTATCCACACCCACGTTGGTGATCCTTGGCTTTGTTGTCACAGACTTGGTTTCTAAACCAAAGAGAGATTCAGTCAAATATCAGTAAACGTCATATCAACTACAGTACCGAATTGGTATATCATGAATGAACAGTATCATGACAAGGCTGTGTAGTCACTAGTTACCGTTTGATGTAGAGTTGGTGAAGACGCTTGAGTCATTGAGGTTGTAAGTGAAGACAATGGAATCTACTTGGTACGTTTTGTTGTCCTTAGTGAATTCAACCACCCAGCTGTGCCAGTCCCCAAAACCGAGTTTCAATGTTGATGTTGTGTTTTTGCAGGTGCTCCCTTCTGTTGTCACATTTTCAGGCAGTACAAAAAGAACCGTTTCGCTCTGAAAGGGGACGAAAATATTGGACAGTCATTAAGAAAGTGACAAGAGGGGAATCCCATTCCTTTAAGTACTTTCTCAGAAACAGGGCTATTTCAGATGCTTAGGTCATGAGAAAATAGTACTGTTGACATAACAGTGTGTCCGTTCTTATGATGGAttaggagggggaaaaaaaaggaacaaaatatattttatatcctGGGAAATATTTAGGCCTATAAATCATCCGACTGAGATGGGAGTTAAAGAGAACAAAAAAAATAAGAacgttttttttaatataaaggGCTATAACTTTGATGAACCGTGGTGAAATAGACAAGTCATGACAATAACAGGAATCACCCAAAATAATGGCACCCGAGCACTTTTTTCAAGTAACTCACAATTTCCCACCAAAATGTTGAAATTGACCAAACTATTTGGACTCCACAATTCTTTTTCACTGTTATTACAGAacctttattttttattcagaACTTAATATATCCATTTAAAATAAACAAATGGCATTGACATAATGATCCACACCCTagacttaatatttggtagcacagGATTTGGTCAAAATAACCGCAATCAAGCACTTCCTATAGCCATCGATAAGCTTCCTGACCCTTTGTACTAGAAG
Coding sequences within it:
- the LOC115170070 gene encoding lysosome-associated membrane glycoprotein 2 isoform X3; translated protein: MFWCAFVVLFLALGNELHLSHTTEVSVNSTENKLCLYANLMVNFSVTYEVGVNKSETVLFVLPENVTTEGSTCKNTTSTLKLGFGDWHSWVVEFTKDNKTYQVDSIVFTYNLNDSSVFTNSTSNETKSVTTKPRITNVGVDTYYSCKSENVQRVESVTQTLYDVTLQAFVTNGSKSDTDTVCAADLTSTTVAPTTTVTTTAAPTSTPTLPTPTTGNYSIAPDFNSTACLMATFGLRIGFKQGDKVETINLVPSATNVSGACGVNSSNLTLTSDTIKIMFTFSNDSKKFHLHALNVTVKPATGAAVVAVNTNMSIWAAAVGSSYMCNKEQTLTVTDTLTLYTFKLRVQPFGVEKGEFATAHECSLDDTSILIPVIVGAALACLILIVVIAYVIGRRKTYVGYQTL
- the LOC115170070 gene encoding lysosome-associated membrane glycoprotein 2 isoform X1, with the translated sequence MFWCAFVVLFLALGNELHLSHTTEVSVNSTENKLCLYANLMVNFSVTYEVGVNKSETVLFVLPENVTTEGSTCKNTTSTLKLGFGDWHSWVVEFTKDNKTYQVDSIVFTYNLNDSSVFTNSTSNETKSVTTKPRITNVGVDTYYSCKSENVQRVESVTQTLYDVTLQAFVTNGSKSDTDTVCAADLTSTTVAPTTTVTTTAAPTSTPTLPTPTTGNYSIAPDFNSTACLMATFGLRIGFKQGDKVETINLVPSATNVSGACGVNSSNLTLTSDTIKIMFTFSNDSKKFHLHALNVTVKPATGAAVVAVNTNMSIWAAAVGSSYMCNKEQTLTVTDTLTLYTFKLRVQPFGVEKGEFATAEDCRDDTTGSWIVPIAVGVALAVLVLIVLIAYFIGRKRNQGSSYEHF
- the LOC115170070 gene encoding lysosome-associated membrane glycoprotein 2 isoform X2 codes for the protein MFWCAFVVLFLALGNELHLSHTTEVSVNSTENKLCLYANLMVNFSVTYEVGVNKSETVLFVLPENVTTEGSTCKNTTSTLKLGFGDWHSWVVEFTKDNKTYQVDSIVFTYNLNDSSVFTNSTSNETKSVTTKPRITNVGVDTYYSCKSENVQRVESVTQTLYDVTLQAFVTNGSKSDTDTVCAADLTSTTVAPTTTVTTTAAPTSTPTLPTPTTGNYSIAPDFNSTACLMATFGLRIGFKQGDKVETINLVPSATNVSGACGVNSSNLTLTSDTIKIMFTFSNDSKKFHLHALNVTVKPATGAAVVAVNTNMSIWAAAVGSSYMCNKEQTLTVTDTLTLYTFKLRVQPFGVEKGEFATAVECFMDSDLSFLVPIAVGVALCFLIVLVLISYLIGRRKSRTGYQSV